The following are encoded in a window of Pseudomonas graminis genomic DNA:
- the efeU gene encoding iron uptake transporter permease EfeU: MLVPFLIMLREGIEAALIVGIIASYLRQTGRGEWMPAVWIGVFLAVALALFVGGGLEMVSAEFPQKQQELFEGIVGLVAVVILSSMVVWMRKVARSVKHDLHQSLDAALAGSRNQTYALIGMVFFAVARESLETVFFLLAVFQQSEGVSGPLGALFGLIIAVCIGVGIYKGSMRLNLSKFFRYTGLFILVVAAGILANSVRSLHEAGVWNHFQEVVFDISSILPMDGPTGSVLAGMFGYQDAPTVSVLVAYLAYLVFALFLFFKPQARVVSLPTRPAHEHGHTSSVTNSVTNK, translated from the coding sequence ATGCTCGTTCCTTTTTTGATCATGCTGCGCGAAGGGATTGAAGCCGCGCTTATCGTTGGCATCATTGCCAGTTACCTGAGACAGACCGGCCGTGGCGAGTGGATGCCCGCGGTATGGATCGGCGTGTTCCTGGCTGTCGCCCTGGCGCTGTTCGTCGGGGGTGGCCTGGAAATGGTGAGCGCTGAATTCCCGCAAAAGCAGCAGGAACTGTTCGAAGGCATCGTCGGCCTGGTGGCCGTGGTGATCCTCAGTTCGATGGTCGTGTGGATGCGCAAGGTCGCCCGCTCGGTCAAACATGATCTGCACCAGTCCCTGGACGCTGCTTTGGCCGGGTCGAGAAACCAGACTTACGCCCTGATCGGCATGGTGTTCTTTGCTGTCGCCCGTGAAAGCCTCGAAACCGTGTTCTTCCTGCTCGCCGTGTTCCAGCAGAGCGAAGGCGTGTCAGGCCCGCTGGGTGCGCTGTTCGGCCTGATCATCGCGGTGTGCATCGGCGTCGGCATCTACAAAGGCAGCATGCGCCTGAACCTGAGCAAGTTTTTCCGCTACACCGGCCTGTTCATCCTCGTGGTGGCAGCGGGCATTCTGGCCAACTCCGTGCGTTCGCTGCACGAAGCCGGGGTCTGGAACCACTTTCAGGAAGTGGTCTTCGACATCAGCTCGATCCTGCCGATGGACGGCCCGACCGGTTCGGTACTGGCCGGCATGTTCGGTTATCAGGATGCGCCGACCGTCAGCGTGCTGGTGGCGTACCTGGCGTACCTGGTTTTTGCGCTGTTCCTGTTCTTCAAGCCCCAGGCGCGGGTGGTGAGTCTGCCCACCCGCCCGGCCCATGAACACGGCCACACGTCTTCCGTTACGAATTCAGTTACGAACAAATAA
- a CDS encoding LysR family transcriptional regulator gives MKNSIQHIRAFLTVAHTGSFAKAALELNLSPSALTVQIQQLEEWLGVALLERSPRQVSLTAAGQNNRGPMEKLLLDLDNIVSGSRDLAALRRGVVTIAALPSMCSGTLPPLLKTFREQFPGVEVRLRDVVAQRIDSLVREGEVDFGLGVRARMGHGLTFEVVMVDRLSLFVPADHPLARERSITLQALAGQPIILTGRDSSVRERVEQLFAEEGLALTPGLEANYMSTVMALVRQGLGMTLLPESADEGRGDLIQVRVEHPGVCREIGLITRAGVGLSPAAQRFVETMKNALSPQNL, from the coding sequence ATGAAGAACTCGATTCAGCACATCCGCGCCTTTCTCACCGTCGCCCACACCGGCAGCTTTGCCAAAGCGGCGCTGGAGCTGAACCTGTCGCCTTCCGCCCTGACCGTGCAGATCCAGCAGCTGGAAGAATGGCTCGGCGTCGCCCTGCTGGAGCGCAGCCCGCGTCAGGTCAGCCTGACCGCTGCGGGCCAGAACAATCGCGGGCCCATGGAGAAACTGCTGCTGGACCTGGACAACATCGTCAGCGGCTCTCGGGATCTGGCCGCGCTGCGCCGGGGCGTGGTGACCATCGCTGCCCTGCCCTCAATGTGTTCAGGCACGCTACCGCCTCTACTTAAAACCTTCCGCGAGCAGTTTCCCGGCGTCGAAGTGCGCCTGCGGGACGTAGTGGCGCAGCGGATCGATTCGCTGGTGCGTGAGGGCGAAGTGGATTTCGGGCTGGGGGTGCGGGCGCGCATGGGCCACGGGCTGACGTTCGAGGTGGTGATGGTCGACCGGCTGAGTCTGTTCGTCCCCGCTGATCATCCGCTGGCACGGGAGCGCTCGATCACCCTGCAGGCCCTGGCCGGGCAGCCGATCATCCTTACCGGTCGCGACAGCAGCGTGCGCGAGCGGGTGGAGCAACTGTTTGCTGAAGAAGGACTGGCACTGACGCCGGGGCTGGAAGCGAACTACATGTCGACGGTCATGGCGCTGGTGCGGCAAGGCCTGGGGATGACGTTGCTGCCGGAATCCGCCGACGAAGGCCGCGGCGATTTGATACAGGTGCGGGTCGAGCATCCTGGGGTGTGTCGGGAGATCGGCCTGATTACCCGAGCGGGTGTAGGCCTGAGCCCCGCCGCCCAGCGATTCGTCGAAACCATGAAAAACGCGCTGTCACCGCAGAACCTGTAG